A window of the Labrus mixtus chromosome 8, fLabMix1.1, whole genome shotgun sequence genome harbors these coding sequences:
- the saga gene encoding S-arrestin a isoform X7, translated as MSPKNVVFKKICKDKSVGVYMGRRDFVDHVDSVDPVDGVIIIDPEALQGRKVFVTLSCTFRYGRDDMDVMGIAFRRELYLSTRQVYPPLQDPEKGVHTKTQAKLLRKLGHNAYPFFFEFPDNLPCSVALQPSPQDVGKQCTVEFEIKAFSAESQDGKVHRRSSVKLLLRKVQYAPESAGVAPSEETTEKQMHVKASLEKELFYHGEPIKVNVCITNNSSKNIKNVIVSVDQVANVVLYSNDSYTKSVAIEEPGDSVPPGATLQKVYTLLPLLANNRERRGIALDGKLKHEDTNLASSTIVKDGVLKEVMGIMVSYRIMVKLIVGGEVDLELPFKLMHPKPDAVRWRRRWSSRSSSALT; from the exons ATGAGCCCAAAAAATGTCGTTTTCAAGAAGATCTGCAAAGACAAGTCG GTCGGAGTCTACATGGGGAGGAGAGACTTTGTGGACCATGTGGACTCTGTGGATCCAGTAG ATGGCGTCATCATCATCGACCCCGAGGCTCTGCAGGGGAGGAAAG TGTTCGTCACCCTGTCCTGCACCTTTCGCTACGGCAGAGACGACATGGACGTGATGGGGATCGCTTTCCGCCGCGAGCTGTACCTGTCGACCCGCCAGGTGTACCCGCCTCTGCAGGACCCAGAGAAAGGAGTCCACACGAAGACGCAGGCCAAACTGCTGCGCAAGCTGGGACACAACGCCTACCCTTTCTTCTTTGAG tttCCTGATAACCTGCCCTGCTCGGTGGCCCTTCAGCCATCACCCCAAGATGTTGGCAAG CAATGCACCGTGGAGTTTGAGATCAAAGCGTTCAGCGCTGAGAGCCAGGACGGGAAAGTGCACAGACG GAGCTCAGTGAAGCTGTTGCTCAGGAAGGTCCAATACGCTCCGGAGAGCGCCGGAGTGGCTCCCTCTGAGGAAACCACGGAAAAACAGATGCATGTCAAGGCCAGTCTGGAGAAAGAG CTGTTCTATCACGGCGAACCGATCAAAGTGAACGTCTGCATCACAAACAACTCCAGCAAGAACATCAAGAACGTCATCGTCTCTG TGGATCAGGTGGCCAACGTGGTGTTGTACTCCAATGACAGCTACACCAAGTCTGTGGCCATCGAGGAGCCTGG GGATTCGGTTCCTCCCGGAGCGACCCTGCAGAAAGTCTACACTCTGCTGCCCCTGCTGGCCAACAACAGGGAGAGGCGCGGCATCGCTCTGGACGGCAAACTGAAGCACGAAGACACCAACCTGGCGTCGTCGACGAT CGTGAAGGACGGCGTTCTGAAGGAAGTGATGGGGATCATGGTTTCTTACAGGATCATGGTGAAGCTCATCGTCGGAGG TGAGGTCGACCTGGAGCTTCCCTTCAAGCTGATGCATCCTAAACCTGACGCAG tgagatggaggaggagatggagttCCAGGAGTTCAAGCGCTCTTACCTGA
- the saga gene encoding S-arrestin a isoform X3 has protein sequence MSPKNVVFKKICKDKSVGVYMGRRDFVDHVDSVDPVDGVIIIDPEALQGRKVFVTLSCTFRYGRDDMDVMGIAFRRELYLSTRQVYPPLQDPEKGVHTKTQAKLLRKLGHNAYPFFFEFPDNLPCSVALQPSPQDVGKQCTVEFEIKAFSAESQDGKVHRRSSVKLLLRKVQYAPESAGVAPSEETTEKQMHVKASLEKELFYHGEPIKVNVCITNNSSKNIKNVIVSVDQVANVVLYSNDSYTKSVAIEEPGDSVPPGATLQKVYTLLPLLANNRERRGIALDGKLKHEDTNLASSTIVKDGVLKEVMGIMVSYRIMVKLIVGGSVTSDEVDLELPFKLMHPKPDAGKEERMEEEMEFQEFKRSYLKGMIDDEDEEDGNASAGDDMAPAEK, from the exons ATGAGCCCAAAAAATGTCGTTTTCAAGAAGATCTGCAAAGACAAGTCG GTCGGAGTCTACATGGGGAGGAGAGACTTTGTGGACCATGTGGACTCTGTGGATCCAGTAG ATGGCGTCATCATCATCGACCCCGAGGCTCTGCAGGGGAGGAAAG TGTTCGTCACCCTGTCCTGCACCTTTCGCTACGGCAGAGACGACATGGACGTGATGGGGATCGCTTTCCGCCGCGAGCTGTACCTGTCGACCCGCCAGGTGTACCCGCCTCTGCAGGACCCAGAGAAAGGAGTCCACACGAAGACGCAGGCCAAACTGCTGCGCAAGCTGGGACACAACGCCTACCCTTTCTTCTTTGAG tttCCTGATAACCTGCCCTGCTCGGTGGCCCTTCAGCCATCACCCCAAGATGTTGGCAAG CAATGCACCGTGGAGTTTGAGATCAAAGCGTTCAGCGCTGAGAGCCAGGACGGGAAAGTGCACAGACG GAGCTCAGTGAAGCTGTTGCTCAGGAAGGTCCAATACGCTCCGGAGAGCGCCGGAGTGGCTCCCTCTGAGGAAACCACGGAAAAACAGATGCATGTCAAGGCCAGTCTGGAGAAAGAG CTGTTCTATCACGGCGAACCGATCAAAGTGAACGTCTGCATCACAAACAACTCCAGCAAGAACATCAAGAACGTCATCGTCTCTG TGGATCAGGTGGCCAACGTGGTGTTGTACTCCAATGACAGCTACACCAAGTCTGTGGCCATCGAGGAGCCTGG GGATTCGGTTCCTCCCGGAGCGACCCTGCAGAAAGTCTACACTCTGCTGCCCCTGCTGGCCAACAACAGGGAGAGGCGCGGCATCGCTCTGGACGGCAAACTGAAGCACGAAGACACCAACCTGGCGTCGTCGACGAT CGTGAAGGACGGCGTTCTGAAGGAAGTGATGGGGATCATGGTTTCTTACAGGATCATGGTGAAGCTCATCGTCGGAGGGTCAGtcacctctga TGAGGTCGACCTGGAGCTTCCCTTCAAGCTGATGCATCCTAAACCTGACGCAGGTAAGGAAGAACGC atggaggaggagatggagttCCAGGAGTTCAAGCGCTCTTACCTGAAGGGGATGATCgacgatgaagatgaagaggatggCAACGCGTCGGCCGGCGACGACATGGCACCCGCAGAGAAATAG
- the saga gene encoding S-arrestin a isoform X4, producing MSPKNVVFKKICKDKSVGVYMGRRDFVDHVDSVDPVDGVIIIDPEALQGRKVFVTLSCTFRYGRDDMDVMGIAFRRELYLSTRQVYPPLQDPEKGVHTKTQAKLLRKLGHNAYPFFFEFPDNLPCSVALQPSPQDVGKQCTVEFEIKAFSAESQDGKVHRRSSVKLLLRKVQYAPESAGVAPSEETTEKQMHVKASLEKELFYHGEPIKVNVCITNNSSKNIKNVIVSVDQVANVVLYSNDSYTKSVAIEEPGDSVPPGATLQKVYTLLPLLANNRERRGIALDGKLKHEDTNLASSTIVKDGVLKEVMGIMVSYRIMVKLIVGGSVTSDEVDLELPFKLMHPKPDAVKESEMEEEMEFQEFKRSYLKGMIDDEDEEDGNASAGDDMAPAEK from the exons ATGAGCCCAAAAAATGTCGTTTTCAAGAAGATCTGCAAAGACAAGTCG GTCGGAGTCTACATGGGGAGGAGAGACTTTGTGGACCATGTGGACTCTGTGGATCCAGTAG ATGGCGTCATCATCATCGACCCCGAGGCTCTGCAGGGGAGGAAAG TGTTCGTCACCCTGTCCTGCACCTTTCGCTACGGCAGAGACGACATGGACGTGATGGGGATCGCTTTCCGCCGCGAGCTGTACCTGTCGACCCGCCAGGTGTACCCGCCTCTGCAGGACCCAGAGAAAGGAGTCCACACGAAGACGCAGGCCAAACTGCTGCGCAAGCTGGGACACAACGCCTACCCTTTCTTCTTTGAG tttCCTGATAACCTGCCCTGCTCGGTGGCCCTTCAGCCATCACCCCAAGATGTTGGCAAG CAATGCACCGTGGAGTTTGAGATCAAAGCGTTCAGCGCTGAGAGCCAGGACGGGAAAGTGCACAGACG GAGCTCAGTGAAGCTGTTGCTCAGGAAGGTCCAATACGCTCCGGAGAGCGCCGGAGTGGCTCCCTCTGAGGAAACCACGGAAAAACAGATGCATGTCAAGGCCAGTCTGGAGAAAGAG CTGTTCTATCACGGCGAACCGATCAAAGTGAACGTCTGCATCACAAACAACTCCAGCAAGAACATCAAGAACGTCATCGTCTCTG TGGATCAGGTGGCCAACGTGGTGTTGTACTCCAATGACAGCTACACCAAGTCTGTGGCCATCGAGGAGCCTGG GGATTCGGTTCCTCCCGGAGCGACCCTGCAGAAAGTCTACACTCTGCTGCCCCTGCTGGCCAACAACAGGGAGAGGCGCGGCATCGCTCTGGACGGCAAACTGAAGCACGAAGACACCAACCTGGCGTCGTCGACGAT CGTGAAGGACGGCGTTCTGAAGGAAGTGATGGGGATCATGGTTTCTTACAGGATCATGGTGAAGCTCATCGTCGGAGGGTCAGtcacctctga TGAGGTCGACCTGGAGCTTCCCTTCAAGCTGATGCATCCTAAACCTGACGCAG TGAAGGAAAG tgagatggaggaggagatggagttCCAGGAGTTCAAGCGCTCTTACCTGAAGGGGATGATCgacgatgaagatgaagaggatggCAACGCGTCGGCCGGCGACGACATGGCACCCGCAGAGAAATAG
- the saga gene encoding S-arrestin a isoform X2, with protein sequence MSPKNVVFKKICKDKSVGVYMGRRDFVDHVDSVDPVDGVIIIDPEALQGRKVFVTLSCTFRYGRDDMDVMGIAFRRELYLSTRQVYPPLQDPEKGVHTKTQAKLLRKLGHNAYPFFFEFPDNLPCSVALQPSPQDVGKQCTVEFEIKAFSAESQDGKVHRRSSVKLLLRKVQYAPESAGVAPSEETTEKQMHVKASLEKELFYHGEPIKVNVCITNNSSKNIKNVIVSVDQVANVVLYSNDSYTKSVAIEEPGDSVPPGATLQKVYTLLPLLANNRERRGIALDGKLKHEDTNLASSTIVKDGVLKEVMGIMVSYRIMVKLIVGGMMGSSEVDLELPFKLMHPKPDAVKESEMEEEMEFQEFKRSYLKGMIDDEDEEDGNASAGDDMAPAEK encoded by the exons ATGAGCCCAAAAAATGTCGTTTTCAAGAAGATCTGCAAAGACAAGTCG GTCGGAGTCTACATGGGGAGGAGAGACTTTGTGGACCATGTGGACTCTGTGGATCCAGTAG ATGGCGTCATCATCATCGACCCCGAGGCTCTGCAGGGGAGGAAAG TGTTCGTCACCCTGTCCTGCACCTTTCGCTACGGCAGAGACGACATGGACGTGATGGGGATCGCTTTCCGCCGCGAGCTGTACCTGTCGACCCGCCAGGTGTACCCGCCTCTGCAGGACCCAGAGAAAGGAGTCCACACGAAGACGCAGGCCAAACTGCTGCGCAAGCTGGGACACAACGCCTACCCTTTCTTCTTTGAG tttCCTGATAACCTGCCCTGCTCGGTGGCCCTTCAGCCATCACCCCAAGATGTTGGCAAG CAATGCACCGTGGAGTTTGAGATCAAAGCGTTCAGCGCTGAGAGCCAGGACGGGAAAGTGCACAGACG GAGCTCAGTGAAGCTGTTGCTCAGGAAGGTCCAATACGCTCCGGAGAGCGCCGGAGTGGCTCCCTCTGAGGAAACCACGGAAAAACAGATGCATGTCAAGGCCAGTCTGGAGAAAGAG CTGTTCTATCACGGCGAACCGATCAAAGTGAACGTCTGCATCACAAACAACTCCAGCAAGAACATCAAGAACGTCATCGTCTCTG TGGATCAGGTGGCCAACGTGGTGTTGTACTCCAATGACAGCTACACCAAGTCTGTGGCCATCGAGGAGCCTGG GGATTCGGTTCCTCCCGGAGCGACCCTGCAGAAAGTCTACACTCTGCTGCCCCTGCTGGCCAACAACAGGGAGAGGCGCGGCATCGCTCTGGACGGCAAACTGAAGCACGAAGACACCAACCTGGCGTCGTCGACGAT CGTGAAGGACGGCGTTCTGAAGGAAGTGATGGGGATCATGGTTTCTTACAGGATCATGGTGAAGCTCATCGTCGGAGG GATGATGGGCTCAAG TGAGGTCGACCTGGAGCTTCCCTTCAAGCTGATGCATCCTAAACCTGACGCAG TGAAGGAAAG tgagatggaggaggagatggagttCCAGGAGTTCAAGCGCTCTTACCTGAAGGGGATGATCgacgatgaagatgaagaggatggCAACGCGTCGGCCGGCGACGACATGGCACCCGCAGAGAAATAG
- the saga gene encoding S-arrestin a isoform X1, producing MSPKNVVFKKICKDKSVGVYMGRRDFVDHVDSVDPVDGVIIIDPEALQGRKVFVTLSCTFRYGRDDMDVMGIAFRRELYLSTRQVYPPLQDPEKGVHTKTQAKLLRKLGHNAYPFFFEFPDNLPCSVALQPSPQDVGKQCTVEFEIKAFSAESQDGKVHRRSSVKLLLRKVQYAPESAGVAPSEETTEKQMHVKASLEKELFYHGEPIKVNVCITNNSSKNIKNVIVSVDQVANVVLYSNDSYTKSVAIEEPGDSVPPGATLQKVYTLLPLLANNRERRGIALDGKLKHEDTNLASSTIVKDGVLKEVMGIMVSYRIMVKLIVGGMMGSSEVDLELPFKLMHPKPDAGKEERMEEEMEFQEFKRSYLKGMIDDEDEEDGNASAGDDMAPAEK from the exons ATGAGCCCAAAAAATGTCGTTTTCAAGAAGATCTGCAAAGACAAGTCG GTCGGAGTCTACATGGGGAGGAGAGACTTTGTGGACCATGTGGACTCTGTGGATCCAGTAG ATGGCGTCATCATCATCGACCCCGAGGCTCTGCAGGGGAGGAAAG TGTTCGTCACCCTGTCCTGCACCTTTCGCTACGGCAGAGACGACATGGACGTGATGGGGATCGCTTTCCGCCGCGAGCTGTACCTGTCGACCCGCCAGGTGTACCCGCCTCTGCAGGACCCAGAGAAAGGAGTCCACACGAAGACGCAGGCCAAACTGCTGCGCAAGCTGGGACACAACGCCTACCCTTTCTTCTTTGAG tttCCTGATAACCTGCCCTGCTCGGTGGCCCTTCAGCCATCACCCCAAGATGTTGGCAAG CAATGCACCGTGGAGTTTGAGATCAAAGCGTTCAGCGCTGAGAGCCAGGACGGGAAAGTGCACAGACG GAGCTCAGTGAAGCTGTTGCTCAGGAAGGTCCAATACGCTCCGGAGAGCGCCGGAGTGGCTCCCTCTGAGGAAACCACGGAAAAACAGATGCATGTCAAGGCCAGTCTGGAGAAAGAG CTGTTCTATCACGGCGAACCGATCAAAGTGAACGTCTGCATCACAAACAACTCCAGCAAGAACATCAAGAACGTCATCGTCTCTG TGGATCAGGTGGCCAACGTGGTGTTGTACTCCAATGACAGCTACACCAAGTCTGTGGCCATCGAGGAGCCTGG GGATTCGGTTCCTCCCGGAGCGACCCTGCAGAAAGTCTACACTCTGCTGCCCCTGCTGGCCAACAACAGGGAGAGGCGCGGCATCGCTCTGGACGGCAAACTGAAGCACGAAGACACCAACCTGGCGTCGTCGACGAT CGTGAAGGACGGCGTTCTGAAGGAAGTGATGGGGATCATGGTTTCTTACAGGATCATGGTGAAGCTCATCGTCGGAGG GATGATGGGCTCAAG TGAGGTCGACCTGGAGCTTCCCTTCAAGCTGATGCATCCTAAACCTGACGCAGGTAAGGAAGAACGC atggaggaggagatggagttCCAGGAGTTCAAGCGCTCTTACCTGAAGGGGATGATCgacgatgaagatgaagaggatggCAACGCGTCGGCCGGCGACGACATGGCACCCGCAGAGAAATAG
- the saga gene encoding S-arrestin a isoform X5, which yields MSPKNVVFKKICKDKSVGVYMGRRDFVDHVDSVDPVDGVIIIDPEALQGRKVFVTLSCTFRYGRDDMDVMGIAFRRELYLSTRQVYPPLQDPEKGVHTKTQAKLLRKLGHNAYPFFFEFPDNLPCSVALQPSPQDVGKQCTVEFEIKAFSAESQDGKVHRRSSVKLLLRKVQYAPESAGVAPSEETTEKQMHVKASLEKELFYHGEPIKVNVCITNNSSKNIKNVIVSVDQVANVVLYSNDSYTKSVAIEEPGDSVPPGATLQKVYTLLPLLANNRERRGIALDGKLKHEDTNLASSTIVKDGVLKEVMGIMVSYRIMVKLIVGGEVDLELPFKLMHPKPDAGKEERMEEEMEFQEFKRSYLKGMIDDEDEEDGNASAGDDMAPAEK from the exons ATGAGCCCAAAAAATGTCGTTTTCAAGAAGATCTGCAAAGACAAGTCG GTCGGAGTCTACATGGGGAGGAGAGACTTTGTGGACCATGTGGACTCTGTGGATCCAGTAG ATGGCGTCATCATCATCGACCCCGAGGCTCTGCAGGGGAGGAAAG TGTTCGTCACCCTGTCCTGCACCTTTCGCTACGGCAGAGACGACATGGACGTGATGGGGATCGCTTTCCGCCGCGAGCTGTACCTGTCGACCCGCCAGGTGTACCCGCCTCTGCAGGACCCAGAGAAAGGAGTCCACACGAAGACGCAGGCCAAACTGCTGCGCAAGCTGGGACACAACGCCTACCCTTTCTTCTTTGAG tttCCTGATAACCTGCCCTGCTCGGTGGCCCTTCAGCCATCACCCCAAGATGTTGGCAAG CAATGCACCGTGGAGTTTGAGATCAAAGCGTTCAGCGCTGAGAGCCAGGACGGGAAAGTGCACAGACG GAGCTCAGTGAAGCTGTTGCTCAGGAAGGTCCAATACGCTCCGGAGAGCGCCGGAGTGGCTCCCTCTGAGGAAACCACGGAAAAACAGATGCATGTCAAGGCCAGTCTGGAGAAAGAG CTGTTCTATCACGGCGAACCGATCAAAGTGAACGTCTGCATCACAAACAACTCCAGCAAGAACATCAAGAACGTCATCGTCTCTG TGGATCAGGTGGCCAACGTGGTGTTGTACTCCAATGACAGCTACACCAAGTCTGTGGCCATCGAGGAGCCTGG GGATTCGGTTCCTCCCGGAGCGACCCTGCAGAAAGTCTACACTCTGCTGCCCCTGCTGGCCAACAACAGGGAGAGGCGCGGCATCGCTCTGGACGGCAAACTGAAGCACGAAGACACCAACCTGGCGTCGTCGACGAT CGTGAAGGACGGCGTTCTGAAGGAAGTGATGGGGATCATGGTTTCTTACAGGATCATGGTGAAGCTCATCGTCGGAGG TGAGGTCGACCTGGAGCTTCCCTTCAAGCTGATGCATCCTAAACCTGACGCAGGTAAGGAAGAACGC atggaggaggagatggagttCCAGGAGTTCAAGCGCTCTTACCTGAAGGGGATGATCgacgatgaagatgaagaggatggCAACGCGTCGGCCGGCGACGACATGGCACCCGCAGAGAAATAG
- the saga gene encoding S-arrestin a isoform X6, with product MSPKNVVFKKICKDKSVGVYMGRRDFVDHVDSVDPVDGVIIIDPEALQGRKVFVTLSCTFRYGRDDMDVMGIAFRRELYLSTRQVYPPLQDPEKGVHTKTQAKLLRKLGHNAYPFFFEFPDNLPCSVALQPSPQDVGKQCTVEFEIKAFSAESQDGKVHRRSSVKLLLRKVQYAPESAGVAPSEETTEKQMHVKASLEKELFYHGEPIKVNVCITNNSSKNIKNVIVSVDQVANVVLYSNDSYTKSVAIEEPGDSVPPGATLQKVYTLLPLLANNRERRGIALDGKLKHEDTNLASSTIVKDGVLKEVMGIMVSYRIMVKLIVGGMMGSSEVDLELPFKLMHPKPDAVRWRRRWSSRSSSALT from the exons ATGAGCCCAAAAAATGTCGTTTTCAAGAAGATCTGCAAAGACAAGTCG GTCGGAGTCTACATGGGGAGGAGAGACTTTGTGGACCATGTGGACTCTGTGGATCCAGTAG ATGGCGTCATCATCATCGACCCCGAGGCTCTGCAGGGGAGGAAAG TGTTCGTCACCCTGTCCTGCACCTTTCGCTACGGCAGAGACGACATGGACGTGATGGGGATCGCTTTCCGCCGCGAGCTGTACCTGTCGACCCGCCAGGTGTACCCGCCTCTGCAGGACCCAGAGAAAGGAGTCCACACGAAGACGCAGGCCAAACTGCTGCGCAAGCTGGGACACAACGCCTACCCTTTCTTCTTTGAG tttCCTGATAACCTGCCCTGCTCGGTGGCCCTTCAGCCATCACCCCAAGATGTTGGCAAG CAATGCACCGTGGAGTTTGAGATCAAAGCGTTCAGCGCTGAGAGCCAGGACGGGAAAGTGCACAGACG GAGCTCAGTGAAGCTGTTGCTCAGGAAGGTCCAATACGCTCCGGAGAGCGCCGGAGTGGCTCCCTCTGAGGAAACCACGGAAAAACAGATGCATGTCAAGGCCAGTCTGGAGAAAGAG CTGTTCTATCACGGCGAACCGATCAAAGTGAACGTCTGCATCACAAACAACTCCAGCAAGAACATCAAGAACGTCATCGTCTCTG TGGATCAGGTGGCCAACGTGGTGTTGTACTCCAATGACAGCTACACCAAGTCTGTGGCCATCGAGGAGCCTGG GGATTCGGTTCCTCCCGGAGCGACCCTGCAGAAAGTCTACACTCTGCTGCCCCTGCTGGCCAACAACAGGGAGAGGCGCGGCATCGCTCTGGACGGCAAACTGAAGCACGAAGACACCAACCTGGCGTCGTCGACGAT CGTGAAGGACGGCGTTCTGAAGGAAGTGATGGGGATCATGGTTTCTTACAGGATCATGGTGAAGCTCATCGTCGGAGG GATGATGGGCTCAAG TGAGGTCGACCTGGAGCTTCCCTTCAAGCTGATGCATCCTAAACCTGACGCAG tgagatggaggaggagatggagttCCAGGAGTTCAAGCGCTCTTACCTGA